The following proteins are encoded in a genomic region of Magallana gigas chromosome 1, xbMagGiga1.1, whole genome shotgun sequence:
- the LOC117688478 gene encoding uncharacterized protein has translation MNEVRDKWRNMCRDAKQKFAEHRREAKRTGGGPPPTPLSQTVTETVDMYKDCSSFMGIPGGMETFISSETDMTARCDDSQTPSFGLTIIEVPAEELSNSSKVSNQSSSDYVSVSQRPISPATGCSNATPPVMTDTTSCKRNSTDKSKQEKAKPKKKSAEDVYALQCAVLEKELEKNNLQIEFLNILLRKAKREEELTVTDLFSSLL, from the exons ATGAATGAAGTGAGGGACAAATGGCGAAACATGTGTAGGGATGCCAAGCAGAAATTCGCAGAGCATCGGAGGGAGGCAAAAAGGACCGGAGGGGGGCCACCTCCTACACCCTTATCACAGACGGTTACAGAGACTGTTGATATGTACAAAGACTGCAGCTCTTTTATGGGAATTCCTGGAGGAATGGAGACCTTCATTTCCAGTGAGACAG ATATGACAGCTAGGTGTGATGATTCACAGACACCTTCATTTGGGTTAACCATCATAGAAGTGCCTGCAGAAGAGTTAAGCAACTCCTCCAAAGTCAGCAATCAAT caTCATCTGATTATGTTTCCGTCTCTCAAAGACCAATAAGTCCTGCCACTGGTTGTAGTAATGCAA CACCGCCTGTAATGACTGACACTACTAGTTGCAAAAGAAACAGTACAGACAAGTCCAAGCAAGAGAA GGCAAAGCCTAAGAAGAAATCTGCAGAGGATGTGTATGCGCTACAATGTGCTGTCCTAGAGAAAGAACTGGAAAAGAACAATCTGCAGATTGAATTCCTAAATATTCTACTTAGAAAGGCAAAGAGAGAAGAGGAACTTACTGTTACTGATTTGTTTTCTTCGCTGTTGTAA